Proteins encoded by one window of Salicibibacter halophilus:
- the ltrA gene encoding group II intron reverse transcriptase/maturase: MQALRYWDYYDMMDTFTDLYEKSMERQSFSRLYDVITSRENILLAYRTIKSNKGSKTSGIDGKTIADLKSWSEEDLITEVRNKLKNYCPKKVRRKWIEKDNGKWRPLGIPCILDRIIQQCFKQVLEPIAEAQFYNHSYGFRPLRSAHHAMARIQFLINQADFHFVVDIDIKSFFDHINHTLLIKQLWQMGVQDRKVLACISKMLKAEIDGEGKPTCGVPQGGLLSTLLSNIVLNDLDQWVAGQWEFFPLSKPYQSKVGERNAKKRTRLKEGYLIRYADDFKILCKDGETAQKWYHAVRLYLKDRLKLDISPEKSQIVNLRKKESEFLGFTIRANKKGKKRVARTGIKAEKKQKIKQEAKKLIRRIRSSPSALNALLFNSFVSGLHQYFKRATKVNLEFSRLAFDLKAYIYNNLRPVGKYEHPTNPPPTYKKLYKQSFKTFKICGVYLFPLADVKTVHTMGFTPTVTPYTKKGREKIHKRLRPDLGQEIGVLMKATLPHRSVEYLDNRISRYSMKMGKCEITGIVSPASDVHCHHYMPKQLGGTDQFHNLRIVHKDVHRLIHHTDHERVRILLRQYKINASQLEKINRYREQCRLRSIEQS; this comes from the coding sequence ATGCAAGCTTTACGTTATTGGGATTACTACGACATGATGGATACGTTTACAGACTTGTACGAAAAGTCCATGGAGCGACAATCTTTTTCTCGTTTATATGATGTGATCACATCTCGTGAGAACATCCTACTGGCTTATCGTACCATCAAGTCTAACAAAGGTTCAAAGACATCGGGAATCGATGGGAAAACCATTGCCGATTTAAAATCGTGGTCGGAAGAAGACTTAATCACTGAAGTCCGAAACAAACTCAAAAACTATTGCCCAAAGAAAGTCCGAAGGAAATGGATTGAAAAAGATAACGGTAAATGGCGACCACTGGGTATTCCATGTATACTCGATCGCATTATCCAACAATGTTTTAAACAAGTGCTGGAACCGATTGCGGAAGCCCAGTTTTACAACCACAGCTATGGATTTCGCCCTCTTCGGTCTGCTCATCATGCGATGGCAAGAATCCAATTTCTGATTAATCAAGCAGACTTTCACTTTGTGGTAGACATTGATATCAAAAGCTTCTTTGACCATATTAACCATACGTTACTCATTAAGCAACTATGGCAGATGGGCGTGCAAGATCGAAAAGTCTTGGCATGCATTTCGAAAATGCTCAAGGCGGAAATTGATGGAGAAGGTAAACCTACCTGCGGCGTACCACAGGGTGGGCTGTTATCAACTTTACTTTCAAATATCGTATTGAATGATTTAGACCAATGGGTCGCCGGTCAATGGGAGTTCTTCCCGTTGTCAAAACCCTATCAATCCAAGGTTGGGGAAAGAAATGCCAAGAAACGCACCCGACTCAAAGAAGGTTACCTTATCCGTTATGCGGATGACTTCAAAATCCTCTGTAAGGATGGGGAAACAGCTCAGAAATGGTATCATGCGGTTCGCTTATACCTGAAAGACCGTTTGAAACTGGATATATCGCCAGAGAAATCTCAAATCGTTAATCTGCGGAAAAAGGAATCGGAATTTCTCGGATTCACCATCCGTGCGAATAAAAAGGGCAAAAAGAGAGTGGCGCGTACAGGGATCAAAGCAGAGAAAAAGCAGAAGATCAAACAAGAAGCGAAAAAGCTTATTCGAAGAATAAGATCTTCCCCATCTGCACTCAACGCGCTCCTTTTCAATAGTTTTGTTTCTGGCCTTCATCAATACTTTAAACGAGCCACAAAAGTAAATCTAGAGTTCTCACGTCTTGCCTTCGATCTAAAAGCGTATATCTACAATAATCTTAGACCTGTAGGAAAATATGAACATCCTACCAACCCACCACCCACGTATAAAAAGCTCTATAAACAAAGCTTTAAAACGTTCAAAATTTGTGGCGTGTATTTATTTCCCCTCGCCGATGTAAAAACCGTCCATACGATGGGTTTTACACCAACCGTTACCCCTTACACGAAGAAAGGTAGGGAAAAGATTCACAAACGGTTACGTCCAGATTTAGGACAAGAGATCGGGGTGCTGATGAAAGCAACGCTTCCCCATCGAAGTGTCGAATATTTGGATAATCGAATCAGCCGATACAGTATGAAAATGGGGAAATGCGAGATTACAGGCATAGTGTCGCCTGCCTCGGACGTTCATTGCCATCATTACATGCCAAAGCAATTGGGTGGAACCGATCAATTTCATAATTTGCGAATTGTTCATAAGGATGTACACCGCCTCATCCATCATACGGATCATGAAAGGGTGCGAATCCTTCTTCGTCAATATAAAATCAACGCATCGCAATTAGAAAAGATCAACAGGTATCGAGAACAATGT